A genomic window from Streptomyces mirabilis includes:
- a CDS encoding lytic transglycosylase domain-containing protein, translating into MAAHFGRLRKGATTTAVAAVAVAALSASQAPGVTTDDLGRQAAGAAQPSGDANTGGAGGGATGDSPYYTDLPPLKSPNPSPSASPTTGTTVSVGEAEAGIPATVLDAYKKAEAELRASKPGCNLPWQLLAAIGKVESGQARGGRVDASGTTYSPILGPKLDGNGFALIADTDHGAYDGDPAYDRAVGPMQFIPSTWEWAGRDGNGDGKKDPNNVYDAALAAGHYLCRFDRDLSVQSQMNAAILNYNNSTEYLNTVLSWLEYYRKGTHEVPDGTGALPSHSSDSDPGASPSPTTPATPSTPSTPRAPSTPKPGGGGSTSPTPKPPAPSSPAPSPTPPTPTQTVDHLEDANTGKLTATAGSAFGTKVAVRAESKASKGVSKVRVRFTIIGDTDATFTGGESVATVVTGSAGTATAPALVAGEKTGDFTVRATVVGRVLGGLDYTATVTPRQADTLTRTSDTALTCVPGGEFADQVELKATYKGAVAGKVAATATLIKSADDATENDKGPYFKDADGKTIRTLTDLTTDADGVLKLPKLYADDATGTFLLRVNTTGGAALTVELKVAAAAS; encoded by the coding sequence ATGGCGGCGCATTTCGGCAGACTGCGCAAGGGAGCGACGACCACCGCCGTGGCCGCGGTCGCGGTCGCGGCCCTGTCCGCTTCCCAGGCACCCGGAGTGACCACCGACGACCTCGGCAGACAGGCCGCCGGCGCCGCCCAGCCATCGGGGGACGCGAACACCGGCGGCGCAGGCGGCGGCGCGACCGGCGACTCGCCGTACTACACCGACCTTCCGCCGCTGAAGAGCCCCAACCCGAGCCCGTCGGCGAGTCCGACCACCGGTACGACCGTCTCCGTGGGCGAGGCCGAGGCCGGCATACCCGCGACCGTCCTCGACGCCTACAAGAAGGCCGAGGCCGAGCTGCGCGCCTCCAAGCCGGGCTGCAACCTGCCCTGGCAACTCCTCGCCGCCATCGGCAAGGTCGAGTCCGGCCAGGCCCGCGGCGGCCGGGTCGACGCGAGCGGTACGACGTACTCGCCGATCCTCGGCCCCAAGCTCGACGGCAACGGCTTCGCGCTGATCGCCGACACCGACCACGGCGCGTACGACGGCGACCCCGCCTACGACCGGGCCGTGGGCCCCATGCAGTTCATCCCCTCCACCTGGGAGTGGGCGGGCCGCGACGGCAACGGCGACGGCAAGAAGGACCCCAACAACGTCTACGACGCGGCGCTCGCGGCCGGCCACTACCTGTGCCGGTTCGACCGGGACCTGTCCGTGCAGTCGCAGATGAACGCCGCGATCCTGAACTACAACAACTCGACGGAGTACCTCAACACGGTTCTGTCGTGGCTGGAGTACTACCGCAAGGGCACCCACGAGGTCCCGGACGGCACGGGTGCCCTGCCCTCGCACAGCAGCGACAGCGACCCCGGGGCGAGCCCCAGCCCGACCACGCCCGCGACACCGAGCACGCCGAGCACACCGCGCGCGCCGAGTACCCCCAAGCCGGGCGGCGGCGGCTCGACGAGCCCCACCCCGAAGCCGCCCGCCCCGAGTTCGCCCGCGCCGAGCCCGACGCCTCCCACGCCCACCCAGACGGTGGACCATCTGGAGGACGCGAACACCGGGAAGCTCACGGCGACGGCGGGCAGCGCCTTCGGTACCAAGGTCGCCGTGCGGGCCGAGTCCAAGGCGAGCAAGGGCGTGTCGAAGGTCCGGGTGCGGTTCACGATCATCGGTGACACGGACGCCACCTTCACCGGCGGCGAGAGCGTCGCCACCGTCGTCACCGGCAGCGCGGGCACGGCCACCGCGCCCGCACTCGTGGCGGGGGAGAAGACCGGCGACTTCACCGTCCGCGCCACCGTCGTGGGCCGCGTGCTGGGCGGCCTCGACTACACGGCCACCGTCACCCCGCGCCAGGCCGACACCCTCACCCGCACCAGCGACACCGCGCTGACCTGCGTGCCGGGCGGCGAGTTCGCCGACCAGGTCGAACTGAAGGCCACCTACAAGGGTGCCGTCGCGGGCAAGGTCGCGGCCACCGCGACGCTCATCAAGTCGGCGGACGACGCGACCGAGAACGACAAGGGTCCGTACTTCAAGGACGCGGACGGCAAGACGATCCGCACCCTCACGGACCTCACGACGGACGCCGACGGCGTGCTCAAGCTCCCCAAGCTGTACGCGGACGACGCGACCGGCACGTTCCTGCTCCGCGTCAACACCACGGGCGGCGCGGCGCTGACGGTCGAGCTGAAGGTCGCCGCGGCCGCCTCGTAG
- a CDS encoding DUF4184 family protein — protein sequence MPFTLSHAAAVLPALRGDGSGRGRLAPAALVAGSFAPDMTYYAASVVPGAMEFGDFTHSFTGVLTFDVLVACALVGAWLVLREPLVALLPRARQGRPAALLRCGTPREPVRSSAALWWYASAVLGALTHVVWDAFTHHDRWGVRLVPVLSRNADGTPVFIYAQYGSSLVGAVVIVAFVSVALRRAPSAEPVGVPVLSRSDRWLAAAVIGGCGLVGAVQRASRWWASWGTRAKPWELIPALCFGAGAGLVLGLALYAVGVRMWRPAPARPSPAPVRAAPNRPTPR from the coding sequence TTGCCCTTCACCCTCAGCCACGCGGCGGCCGTACTGCCCGCCCTGCGCGGCGACGGAAGCGGCCGCGGCCGCCTCGCGCCCGCGGCACTCGTGGCCGGTTCCTTCGCCCCCGACATGACCTACTACGCGGCGAGCGTGGTCCCCGGAGCGATGGAGTTCGGCGACTTCACTCACTCGTTCACGGGTGTCCTCACCTTCGACGTACTCGTCGCCTGCGCGCTGGTGGGTGCCTGGCTGGTCCTGCGCGAACCCTTGGTGGCGCTGCTGCCACGGGCCCGTCAGGGCCGGCCCGCGGCCCTGCTGCGCTGCGGGACACCGCGCGAGCCGGTGCGCTCCTCGGCCGCACTGTGGTGGTACGCCTCCGCGGTGCTCGGCGCGCTGACACACGTCGTGTGGGACGCGTTCACGCACCACGACCGGTGGGGGGTTCGGCTGGTCCCCGTCCTGTCGCGGAACGCCGACGGCACGCCGGTGTTCATCTACGCGCAGTACGGCAGTTCGCTGGTGGGGGCCGTCGTGATCGTGGCCTTCGTGAGCGTCGCGCTGCGCCGGGCGCCCTCGGCCGAACCGGTGGGGGTGCCGGTGCTTTCGCGGTCCGACCGGTGGCTGGCCGCCGCCGTCATCGGCGGCTGCGGGCTGGTGGGCGCCGTGCAGCGGGCGTCACGCTGGTGGGCCTCCTGGGGCACCCGCGCGAAGCCCTGGGAGTTGATCCCGGCGCTCTGTTTCGGCGCGGGCGCGGGTCTCGTGCTCGGCCTCGCGCTGTACGCCGTCGGGGTCAGGATGTGGCGCCCCGCTCCGGCTCGTCCCAGCCCGGCACCGGTCCGCGCGGCGCCGAACCGTCCGACACCTCGCTGA
- a CDS encoding serine hydrolase yields the protein MGIHMLHRRTAMATAIVSALLAPVPAVAARASTAQVPAACRSTRNPELAARMSRDIRAVLSSRQGAVAMAVRDDNSDLTCALASERRYDSASVVKVTIMEATLQRADELQRSLTEWERANVQPMIMTSDNTAAQHLWNDLGRTYLGRFLDRVGTRRTELGPAGYWGLTRTTAADQMRLLGVLSSAGSFLKSRAYGLKLLNQVREDQRWGVPAGMPRKLQAHIKNGWLPRSTHGWRVHSVGVFTGCDRTYRIVVLSHDNPTMAYGVRTIERIAQAVHRGLNRGRGAVQGLTPENRISEVSDGSAPRGPVPGWDEPERGATS from the coding sequence ATGGGCATACACATGCTTCACCGTCGCACGGCCATGGCCACAGCCATCGTCTCGGCGCTGCTCGCGCCGGTACCCGCGGTGGCCGCGAGGGCGAGTACCGCCCAGGTGCCCGCGGCCTGCCGTTCCACCCGCAATCCCGAGCTCGCCGCCCGGATGTCCCGCGACATCAGGGCGGTGCTGTCGTCACGCCAGGGCGCCGTCGCCATGGCGGTGCGCGACGACAACAGCGACCTGACCTGCGCCCTCGCGAGCGAGCGTCGGTACGACTCGGCGAGCGTCGTCAAGGTCACGATCATGGAGGCCACACTGCAGCGCGCGGACGAGTTGCAACGCAGCCTCACGGAGTGGGAGCGCGCCAACGTGCAGCCCATGATCATGACCTCGGACAACACCGCCGCCCAGCATCTGTGGAACGACCTGGGCCGCACCTACCTGGGCCGTTTCCTGGACCGTGTCGGAACGCGCCGGACCGAGCTCGGGCCGGCCGGCTACTGGGGCCTGACCCGCACCACGGCCGCCGACCAGATGCGGCTGCTGGGTGTGCTCTCCAGCGCCGGTTCCTTCCTGAAGAGCCGCGCCTACGGCCTGAAGCTGCTCAATCAGGTCCGCGAGGACCAACGCTGGGGTGTCCCCGCCGGCATGCCGAGGAAGCTGCAGGCGCACATCAAGAACGGCTGGCTGCCCCGGTCCACCCACGGCTGGCGCGTCCACAGCGTCGGCGTGTTCACCGGCTGCGACCGCACGTACCGCATCGTCGTCCTGTCGCACGACAACCCGACGATGGCGTACGGGGTCCGCACCATCGAGCGCATCGCCCAGGCCGTCCACCGCGGCCTCAACCGCGGGCGCGGCGCCGTCCAGGGCCTCACTCCGGAGAACAGGATCAGCGAGGTGTCGGACGGTTCGGCGCCGCGCGGACCGGTGCCGGGCTGGGACGAGCCGGAGCGGGGCGCCACATCCTGA
- a CDS encoding class I SAM-dependent methyltransferase, translating to MEPQTNTREPIIQEPQIHEPEHSEVQEPETAEPEATRRDAGVTESSRANRGWWDRNADDYQTEHGTFLGDDRFVWGPEGLDEVEAELLGPPEDLKGKDILEIGAGAAQCSRWLAAQGARPVALDLSHRQLQHALRIGGGVPLVEADAGALPFADGSFDLACSAYGALPFVADPVRVLKEVHRVLRPGGRFVFSVTHPIRWAFPDEPGPEGLSVSSSYFDRTPYVEQDEEGHAVYVEHHRTVGDRVRDVVAGGFRLLDLVEPQWPAWNTQEWGGWSPLRGNLIPGTAIFVCVRD from the coding sequence TTGGAGCCGCAGACTAATACGAGGGAGCCGATCATCCAAGAGCCCCAGATCCACGAACCGGAACACTCCGAGGTCCAGGAGCCCGAAACCGCCGAGCCGGAGGCGACCCGGCGCGACGCGGGCGTCACGGAGAGCTCCCGCGCCAACCGCGGCTGGTGGGACCGGAACGCGGACGACTACCAGACAGAACACGGCACGTTCCTCGGGGACGACCGATTCGTCTGGGGCCCCGAGGGCCTCGACGAGGTGGAGGCCGAGCTGCTCGGCCCACCGGAGGACCTCAAAGGCAAGGACATCCTGGAGATCGGCGCCGGCGCGGCCCAGTGCTCGCGCTGGCTGGCCGCCCAGGGGGCCCGTCCGGTCGCCCTGGACCTCTCCCACCGCCAGCTCCAGCACGCGCTGCGCATAGGCGGCGGGGTGCCCCTCGTGGAGGCCGACGCGGGCGCGCTGCCCTTCGCGGACGGCTCCTTCGACCTCGCGTGCTCGGCGTACGGCGCGTTGCCGTTCGTCGCCGACCCGGTGCGCGTCCTGAAGGAGGTCCACCGGGTGCTGCGCCCCGGCGGCCGCTTCGTGTTCTCCGTGACGCACCCGATCCGCTGGGCCTTCCCGGACGAGCCCGGCCCCGAGGGCCTGTCGGTCTCGTCCTCGTACTTCGACCGCACTCCCTACGTCGAGCAGGACGAGGAGGGCCACGCGGTGTACGTCGAGCACCACAGGACGGTCGGCGACCGGGTACGGGACGTGGTGGCCGGGGGCTTCCGGCTGCTCGACCTGGTCGAGCCGCAGTGGCCCGCCTGGAACACCCAGGAGTGGGGCGGCTGGTCCCCGCTGCGCGGAAACCTGATCCCCGGTACGGCGATCTTCGTGTGCGTACGAGACTGA
- the rpsA gene encoding 30S ribosomal protein S1 translates to MTSSTETTATTPQVAVNDIGNEEAFLAAIDETIKYFNDGDIVDGVIVKVDRDEVLLDIGYKTEGVIPSRELSIKHDVDPNEVVAVGDEIEALVLQKEDKEGRLILSKKRAQYERAWGTIEKIKEEDGIVTGTVIEVVKGGLILDIGLRGFLPASLVEMRRVRDLQPYVGKELEAKIIELDKNRNNVVLSRRAWLEQTQSEVRQTFLTTLQKGQVRSGVVSSIVNFGAFVDLGGVDGLVHVSELSWKHIDHPSEVVEVGQEVTVEVLDVDMDRERVSLSLKATQEDPWQQFARTHQIGQVVPGKVTKLVPFGAFVRVDEGIEGLVHISELAERHVEIPEQVVQVNDEIFVKVIDIDLERRRISLSLKQANESFGADPASVEFDPTLYGMAASYDDQGNYIYPEGFDPETNDWLEGYETQREAWEHQYAEAQSRFEQHQAQVIKSREADAQAEAEGATTTGAAPAASGGGSYSSESDDTSGALASDEALAALREKLAGGQS, encoded by the coding sequence ATGACGAGCAGCACCGAGACCACCGCCACCACTCCGCAGGTTGCGGTCAACGACATCGGTAACGAGGAAGCCTTCCTCGCCGCGATCGACGAGACGATCAAGTACTTCAACGACGGCGACATCGTCGACGGCGTCATCGTGAAGGTCGACCGGGACGAGGTCCTGCTCGACATCGGTTACAAGACCGAAGGTGTCATCCCGAGCCGCGAGCTCTCGATCAAGCACGACGTCGACCCGAACGAGGTCGTCGCCGTGGGTGACGAGATCGAAGCCCTTGTTCTCCAGAAGGAGGACAAGGAAGGCCGCCTGATCCTCTCGAAGAAGCGCGCCCAGTACGAGCGCGCCTGGGGCACCATCGAGAAGATCAAGGAAGAGGACGGCATCGTCACCGGTACCGTCATCGAGGTCGTCAAGGGTGGACTCATCCTCGACATCGGCCTCCGTGGCTTCCTGCCGGCTTCTCTCGTCGAGATGCGCCGTGTCCGCGACCTCCAGCCCTACGTGGGCAAGGAGCTCGAGGCCAAGATCATCGAGCTGGACAAGAACCGCAACAACGTGGTCCTGTCCCGCCGTGCCTGGCTGGAGCAGACCCAGTCCGAGGTTCGCCAGACGTTCCTCACCACCCTCCAGAAGGGTCAGGTCCGCTCCGGCGTCGTCTCCTCGATCGTCAACTTCGGTGCCTTCGTGGACCTGGGTGGCGTCGACGGTCTCGTGCACGTCTCCGAGCTCTCCTGGAAGCACATCGACCACCCCTCCGAGGTTGTCGAGGTCGGTCAGGAAGTCACCGTCGAGGTCCTCGACGTCGACATGGACCGCGAGCGCGTCTCCCTGTCGCTCAAGGCGACGCAGGAAGACCCGTGGCAGCAGTTCGCCCGTACGCACCAGATCGGTCAGGTCGTCCCGGGTAAGGTCACCAAGCTCGTTCCGTTCGGTGCGTTCGTCCGCGTGGACGAGGGCATCGAGGGTCTGGTCCACATCTCCGAGCTGGCCGAGCGCCACGTGGAGATCCCGGAGCAGGTCGTCCAGGTCAACGACGAGATCTTCGTCAAGGTCATCGACATCGACCTCGAGCGCCGCCGCATCAGCCTCTCGCTGAAGCAGGCCAACGAGTCCTTCGGTGCCGACCCGGCCTCGGTCGAGTTCGACCCGACCCTGTACGGCATGGCCGCGTCCTACGACGACCAGGGCAACTACATCTACCCCGAGGGCTTCGACCCCGAGACCAACGACTGGCTCGAGGGCTACGAGACCCAGCGGGAGGCGTGGGAGCACCAGTACGCCGAGGCGCAGTCGCGCTTCGAGCAGCACCAGGCTCAGGTCATCAAGTCCCGCGAGGCCGACGCTCAGGCCGAGGCCGAGGGTGCCACCACGACGGGTGCGGCTCCGGCCGCCTCCGGTGGCGGTTCGTACTCCTCGGAGTCGGACGACACCTCCGGCGCCCTGGCGTCGGACGAGGCCCTGGCTGCCCTCCGCGAGAAGCTCGCCGGCGGCCAGAGCTGA
- a CDS encoding SPW_0924 family protein, giving the protein MRALIAAATGLAVAFALVLTITAMGSPAGKTSPKPLLTTVPAHP; this is encoded by the coding sequence ATGCGCGCCCTCATCGCCGCCGCGACCGGTCTCGCCGTGGCGTTCGCCCTGGTGCTCACGATCACGGCCATGGGCTCACCGGCAGGCAAGACCTCGCCCAAGCCGCTGCTGACGACCGTGCCCGCGCACCCGTAG
- the hrpB gene encoding ATP-dependent helicase HrpB — translation MIRYDALDALPVRGALPALDEALEDGGSAVLVAPPGTGKTTLVPLALAGLLGGPGDGRPARRVVVAEPRRIAARAAARRMAWLLGEKVGESVGFTVRGERVVGPRARVEVVTTGVLLQRLQRDQELAGVDVVVLDECHERHLDADTVAAFLLDVRAALRPELRLVAASATTDAAGWARLLGDAPVVAAQGVSYPVEVEWAPPLRPVRPPHGMRVDPALLTHVASVVRRALAECEGDVLCFLPGVGEIARVAGGLGDLGGRVDVLQVHGRAPAAVQDAVLSPGTGDRRRVVLATSVAESSLTVPGVRVVVDSGLAREPRVDHARGLSALTTVRASQAAGRQRAGRAGREAPGRVYRCWTEAEDVRLPRFPAPEIKVADLTAFALQAACWGDPGATGLALLDPPPGGAMAAARSVLSAVGAVDASGRATERGVRMSRLGLHPRLARALLDAAPVVGADRAAEVVALLSEEPPREYGDDLAGAWRLARRGGDPYASRWRTESRRLRSASTGLSQPPAQDSARGEGLEGGPWPAGGGDDRVVALVASLTFPERLAQAQGGSYLMLNGTRADIGDGSALRGAPWLAVTVADRPVGAGHARVRLAAAVDEETARRAAAPLHTEGDEVHWADGDVVARRVERLGAVELAVRPLKKADPALVREALLEGLREDGFGLLRWSPDAEGLRRRLGFLRLHLGDPWPDVSDDALHARVDEWLEPELGRARRRADLARIDAGQALNRLLPWATGDAARLDELAPERIEVPSGSRIRIDYATPEQPVLAVKLQEMFGLHESPAVAGVSVLVHLLSPAGRPAAVTADLASFWKDGYKAVRAELRGRYPRHPWPEDPATAEPTRHTNARLRR, via the coding sequence GTGATCCGTTACGACGCCCTGGACGCGCTGCCCGTGCGCGGCGCCCTGCCCGCCCTGGACGAAGCCCTGGAGGACGGCGGCAGCGCCGTGCTCGTGGCGCCGCCCGGGACCGGCAAGACGACCCTCGTGCCGCTGGCGCTCGCCGGACTCCTCGGCGGCCCGGGTGACGGGCGGCCGGCGCGCCGGGTCGTGGTCGCCGAACCACGGCGGATCGCCGCCCGGGCCGCGGCGCGGCGGATGGCGTGGCTGCTCGGCGAGAAGGTCGGCGAGAGCGTCGGGTTCACCGTCCGCGGGGAGCGGGTCGTGGGGCCACGCGCGCGCGTGGAGGTCGTCACGACGGGTGTCCTCCTCCAACGGCTCCAGCGGGACCAGGAGCTCGCGGGCGTCGACGTGGTGGTGCTCGACGAGTGCCACGAACGTCATCTGGACGCCGACACGGTCGCCGCGTTCCTCCTGGACGTACGGGCCGCGCTCCGCCCCGAGCTGCGGCTCGTGGCGGCGTCGGCGACCACGGACGCGGCGGGGTGGGCGCGGCTGCTCGGCGACGCGCCCGTCGTCGCGGCGCAGGGCGTCTCGTATCCGGTGGAGGTGGAGTGGGCGCCTCCGCTACGTCCGGTACGGCCGCCGCACGGCATGCGTGTCGACCCGGCGCTGCTGACGCATGTCGCGTCGGTGGTGCGGCGGGCACTGGCGGAGTGCGAGGGGGACGTCCTGTGTTTCCTCCCCGGGGTCGGGGAGATCGCGCGGGTGGCGGGCGGGCTGGGGGATCTGGGCGGCCGGGTCGACGTGCTGCAGGTGCACGGGCGGGCGCCCGCCGCCGTGCAGGACGCGGTGCTGTCACCGGGGACCGGGGACCGGCGCCGGGTGGTCCTGGCGACCTCCGTGGCGGAGTCGTCCCTGACGGTTCCGGGGGTACGGGTGGTCGTCGACTCCGGGCTGGCGCGGGAGCCGCGGGTGGACCACGCGCGGGGGCTGAGCGCGCTGACGACGGTACGGGCCTCGCAGGCGGCCGGACGGCAGCGGGCGGGGCGGGCCGGGCGCGAGGCGCCGGGGCGGGTGTACCGGTGCTGGACGGAGGCCGAGGACGTCCGTCTGCCGCGATTTCCCGCCCCGGAGATCAAGGTGGCCGACCTGACGGCGTTCGCCCTGCAGGCAGCCTGCTGGGGCGACCCTGGGGCGACGGGGCTGGCGCTCCTGGACCCCCCGCCGGGCGGGGCGATGGCGGCGGCGCGGTCCGTCCTGTCGGCGGTGGGTGCGGTGGACGCGTCCGGTCGGGCCACGGAACGGGGTGTGCGCATGTCCCGGCTGGGCCTGCACCCCCGTCTCGCCCGGGCACTGCTGGACGCCGCCCCCGTGGTGGGCGCCGACCGCGCCGCCGAAGTGGTCGCCCTCCTGAGCGAGGAGCCGCCCCGCGAGTACGGCGACGACCTGGCCGGGGCCTGGAGACTGGCCCGCCGCGGCGGCGACCCCTACGCGTCGCGCTGGCGCACCGAATCCCGACGCCTGCGCTCCGCGTCGACAGGGCTTTCCCAGCCACCCGCCCAGGACAGCGCCCGCGGTGAGGGGCTCGAAGGCGGTCCGTGGCCGGCCGGCGGAGGCGACGATCGCGTGGTCGCGCTGGTGGCTTCCCTGACGTTTCCCGAGCGGCTCGCGCAGGCGCAGGGCGGCTCCTACCTCATGCTGAACGGCACCCGTGCCGACATCGGCGACGGCTCGGCTCTGCGCGGCGCGCCCTGGCTGGCGGTCACCGTGGCCGATCGGCCCGTCGGAGCCGGGCACGCGCGTGTGCGGCTCGCCGCCGCCGTCGACGAGGAGACGGCACGGCGGGCCGCGGCGCCCCTGCACACCGAGGGGGACGAGGTCCACTGGGCCGACGGCGACGTCGTCGCGCGGCGGGTCGAGCGGCTCGGGGCCGTGGAGCTGGCGGTGCGTCCGCTGAAGAAAGCCGACCCCGCGCTCGTACGGGAGGCGTTGCTCGAAGGGCTGCGGGAGGACGGGTTCGGGCTGTTGCGGTGGTCCCCGGACGCCGAGGGGCTGCGGCGGCGGCTCGGGTTCCTGCGGCTGCACCTGGGCGACCCCTGGCCCGACGTGTCCGACGACGCGCTCCACGCGCGCGTGGACGAGTGGCTGGAGCCGGAGCTCGGCCGTGCCCGGCGGCGGGCCGATCTGGCGCGGATCGACGCCGGGCAGGCGCTGAACCGGCTGCTGCCCTGGGCCACGGGAGACGCGGCCCGGCTGGACGAGCTCGCGCCCGAGCGGATCGAGGTGCCCAGCGGGTCCAGGATCCGCATCGACTACGCCACCCCCGAGCAGCCGGTGCTCGCCGTCAAACTGCAGGAGATGTTCGGGCTGCACGAGTCACCGGCCGTGGCCGGGGTGTCCGTGCTCGTCCATCTGCTCTCGCCCGCCGGGCGGCCCGCCGCCGTCACCGCCGACCTCGCCTCCTTCTGGAAGGACGGGTACAAGGCGGTGCGGGCGGAGCTGCGGGGCCGCTACCCCAGGCATCCGTGGCCCGAGGACCCGGCCACCGCCGAGCCGACCCGGCACACGAACGCACGGCTCAGGCGTTGA
- a CDS encoding DUF3068 domain-containing protein, translated as MCRKASLILLAFAVFFAALSPLLRWYAFPRLAKIPANEYQDMVLEAKDATLLDYGTMQAKKVPKVTIVQTLKGNVEASDRIERTAGRDVVVWDSLSYVQGPDGKMVSKLPERYIFDAHSQDPVHATGESVDGDPVTREGIEFKWPFHTEKRDYEYFDAQTRTSAPIHYKGTQTFRGVKVYYFEQTIPWTKVKFPKVMPVQGITPESVAKTGTTRWYTTVRRFWVEPVTGAPVYGEEIHKEELRGGTLLGDRDKVTAFAGHVKMREDYIKHTVALVKSNRTLILLLTSYLPGGFLLLGAALLSLSLYLEARSRRPGDPAPTEAVEPEPVNA; from the coding sequence ATGTGTCGCAAGGCCAGCCTGATCCTGCTCGCCTTCGCCGTGTTCTTCGCGGCGCTGTCCCCGCTGCTGCGCTGGTACGCATTCCCGCGGTTGGCGAAGATCCCCGCCAACGAGTACCAGGACATGGTCCTGGAGGCGAAGGACGCGACCCTGCTCGACTACGGCACCATGCAGGCCAAGAAGGTCCCCAAGGTCACCATCGTGCAGACCCTGAAGGGCAACGTCGAGGCCTCCGACCGCATCGAGAGGACGGCGGGCCGCGACGTCGTCGTCTGGGACAGCCTCTCCTATGTGCAGGGCCCCGACGGGAAAATGGTCTCCAAGCTCCCCGAGCGCTACATCTTCGACGCGCACAGCCAGGATCCCGTCCACGCCACCGGGGAGTCCGTCGACGGCGACCCCGTCACACGCGAGGGCATCGAGTTCAAGTGGCCCTTCCACACGGAGAAACGGGACTACGAGTACTTCGACGCGCAGACCCGCACCTCGGCCCCCATCCATTACAAGGGCACTCAGACCTTCCGCGGCGTCAAGGTGTACTACTTCGAGCAGACCATCCCCTGGACGAAGGTCAAGTTCCCCAAGGTCATGCCGGTCCAGGGCATCACTCCGGAGTCGGTCGCCAAGACGGGCACGACACGCTGGTACACGACCGTCCGCAGGTTCTGGGTGGAACCGGTCACCGGAGCGCCTGTCTACGGCGAGGAGATCCACAAGGAGGAGCTGCGGGGCGGCACCCTCCTCGGGGACCGCGACAAGGTGACCGCCTTCGCCGGACACGTGAAGATGCGCGAGGACTACATCAAGCACACCGTCGCCCTGGTCAAGTCCAACCGCACCCTGATCCTGCTGCTGACGTCGTATCTGCCGGGGGGCTTCCTGCTCCTGGGCGCGGCTCTGCTGTCCCTCTCCCTCTACCTCGAGGCGCGCAGCCGCCGCCCGGGCGACCCGGCCCCCACGGAGGCGGTGGAACCGGAGCCGGTCAACGCCTGA